A window of Victivallaceae bacterium genomic DNA:
GGCACCTCGATGTCGGCTCATCGCATCCTGGGGCTGGAGAAGGTCCCAAGGGTTTGGCTGTTCGCCAATTAAAGCGGTACGCGAGCTGGGTTCAAAACGTCGTGAGACAGTTTGGTCTCTATCCTTTGCAGGCGTAGGATACTTGAAAGGAGCTGTTCCTAGTACGAGAGGACCGGAATGGACGAACCTATGGTGTGTCGGTTGTTCTGCCAAGAGCATAGCCGAGTAGCTAAGTTCGGAAAGGATAAGCATTGAAAGCATCTAAATGCCAAGCCTCCCTTAAGATAAGGTATCCCTATGAGACTCCATGTAGAACACGTGGTTGATAGGTTGGATGTGTAAGTACAGTAATGTATTTAGCTAACCAATACTAATAAGTCCATTGACTTGGTTTTTTATCATAGAGAAAGCTTAATAAGCTTTCTCGTTGAATTTATGATGATCCATTTAAGTTTAATAGTTTTTCGTGAACTTTTGTTCTTAAACGTCATTTAATGTAGGTGAATGCTTCATTACTAAATATATTAATAGCTAGCTTGGTGACTATAGAGGAAGGGATACACCTGATCTCATTCCGAACTCAGAAGTTAAGCCTTTTATCGCCGATGGTACTATGCACAAGAGTATGGAAGAGTAGGTTGTTGCCAAGCTTTTTTTATTAAGTTTTATAGCGTTATCATTTCAGTTTTTGTTTCTTTTATATCTTTCAGTTTGTTTTCTTGTTGTAAATTACGTTTCTTTTTACCCTTAAATAAGTAATAGATTTTGTTTATTCTTTAGTATTAATTTTATGGCTGTATTTGTTGTTTAAAGATAATTTTTTAAATACAATATGGTTTTAATGAAATTTAATTGTAAAAATAATCTTCTATATTCTGCTGCAACGGGCGTGTAGCTTTTAAATGAAGAGTTACATGCGTATTAATGAAGAGTTACATGCGTATTAGTGTCTCTGGGTTTGGGTATTGGTGTTAATTGCTTCTTAGTGGCTGCTTATTCTTCTTTTGTGTCGAGATATCAATAAACGGCGTATACAAAACTCATTATCAATCATAAAACGGATCAACGAATCGTCTTTGAGAAAAGAACGATAAGTTCCCAAAGGCTTTAAGATTAATTGTTAATTTTGTTTTCAAAAGTTTGGATATTTAAAAAAAGTCTATAACTAGCTTCCGAAATCATCCAATATAATCGAACTTCGAGGAACACCGTAATCTTCCAATAATTTAAGAATGCTTTTATTGTGCATGGGTGGTCCGCATACGTAAAATAGGTAATCTTCAGGATTTTCCAGTAATTTCAGTTGCCCCAGCTCAAAGGCTTTAAATAAAAAGTTAGTCTTAATAGGATTATTGATGTCCCATCCGTCTGCTATATCTTCAGGGAGCGGTTCCGATAGGACTAAATGGTAATGGAAGTTGGGAAATTCTTTTTCCAGTTCCAGATAATCTTGTCCATAAATGTTTTCTTTTAAGGATCGAGCACCATACCATAAGCTGATATCTCTTTGAGAATGCTTATCTTTGAGTAAATCGGATATGTGACTACGCCCAAATGAAGATCCTGCTCCTCCTATAAGGAAAATAAGAGGCTTTATGTTGTCCTGCATAAAAGATTCGCCGTAAGGGCCTGTCATTGTGATAAAATCTCCAGGTTTGCGAGAAAAAAGATATGACGAACACAAACCCCACGGTATATTTTCTTGAATGCGATTGTCTTTCATCGGTGGTATTGCAATTCGTATGTTAAATTTTAGGAAAGGAGCTTCTTTCGGATAAGAAGCAAGAGAATATGCCCTTGAATCAGCGTTAGGAGTTAACATGGAAAAATCGATTTTCCTGTTAAATATATCCAATTTTTCCCAATCCGAATAATAAAGAGAATCCATCGTAGATTTCCAATCCGAAGTATTTGTTGTAAATGGGGGAACATATATTTGTAAGTATCCGCCCGGTTTATAGGGAATGACGGACGAATCGTTCAACTTAATCACTAATTCCTTGATAAAAGTCGCTACATTTGCATTGGAGACGACGGTACCTGTCCACGTAGAAGCCGTAAGATATCGTTCTTCAACGAGTACCGAAAGATCGTGATGAATTTTGTATTGGCATGATAAACGCCATCCTGAGTTTAGTTGTTTTTTTGAAAATGTGGACTTATCGATGTCAAGAGGAGTACCGACTCCGTCGGTAATTTGCAGTTTACATTGTTTGCAAGTTGCTTTACCGCCACAAGGAGAAGGTATTCCTATGCCTTCATTTTGAAGAGCGTTAAGCAAGGAAATACCTTCCGGTACAATTTTTATTAAACTATCATCGTCATTGATTTTAATTTTGCAGGGCTTAGAACTTAAAAGATACTTTTTTACCAAAAGGATGAAAAAGCACAAAAAAACACATACGAGAGCAAATACGATACTTGAAATACCGATAAGCTTAAGGCTCTGAAGCCCCAAAAACATATGAAGACCTTAAAAAAGATAATACATGAGAAGAATTAACAACTTTATTATCTAAAAACAATTAAAAAATAATGATTCAACCGTTTTCTTTAGGGGTCTCATTCGTTTTGTTAAAAGTATCGGCAATTGCGGCTTTCAAAACTTCCATTTTTCCGTTCTCTATAGATAGAACGACAGTATTTTCTCTTACTTCGTCTACAGTGCCTATAATACCCATCGCTGTGACTTTATCTCCTTTTTTAAGAGATTTTTGTCTTTCTACGGCTGCTTGTCGTCTTTTTTTCTCTGGTCTCCACAAAATGAAATAAAAGAAAACTAATGCAATGCCAATCATAACCACGGGTTGTAACGTGGATGAAGAAAATAAAGAACGGGCACCTTGTGCTTGTTCTTCAGCAAACAATTTAAAATTCGATACGGTTAATAAAGAGATTACCGAAAGTATAAAGGTATGAATCATTGTGACCCTTCCGTGAAAAATTATCTAAAAGAACACCATCGTTTCACGAAGACCGATTGTTCATACAGAACTTTCGAACCGCTCAGACGATTATCCAACAGCACGTCATGGAATGTCATCATTTCGAATGACATCTGTCACGAGGAAGGATACCTAAGAATGACTTTTTTAGGGAATAAAAACTTTTTTTACTGGAAAAACTCGGTTATCAAATGGCTAAGTTACTAATTATTTAAAGTAACCGACGAATCTTTTTGTAAAACGGCAATATTTTCTAGGTGAGGAGAATAGGGGAATTGATCAATCGGTTGCATAGCCGTTATTCGATAACCGGCATCAACGAGTTCTCGACAATCGGCAAACTGTGTTTTGGGATTGCAGGACACATAAATGATTTTGGGAGCGTCGAATCTTAAAAGATATTTGATAATTTTAGATTGCAGTCCTGAACGCGGCGGATCCAAAATTAGGACATCCGGCTTCAGAGACGATCCTCTTATAAATGACTTAACATCGTTTTGTTCTACCGTCATTGATTCAATACGATTGATAACGAGATTCATATTCGCCGAACATACGGCATCTTTGTTGAGCTCAACTCCTATGACTTGTTTGACGAAAGGAGCGAGCATTATTCCTATAGTGCCTGAACCGCAAAAAAGGTCAAAAAGAACCTGATCTTTACGTAGTTCGGCTAATGTTAAAATAGTTTTGAAGAGATTGGAAAATTGTAAATTATTCGGTTGAAAAAAAGCATCGGGTTTTACGACGAACTTATGTTTAATTGAAGTTTCAGGAAGATCGACATCGATGATGATGTAATCTTTCCCGTAGAGACACGATTGAATATAGCTCGTAGGGACGCCTTTGCGCGCGTATTTCTTTCTCCAAATAAAAGATGTTAAAGGCGCTCCGTTTTTTAAATCTTCAACAAGCGAAAGTATCGTTTTTTCATTCAAAGTATACTGAGGGTTTCCCGATGTAGTTAAGATGACCATGAGTTCTTGGGTTGAAGGAGATTTTCTTACGGTCAAAGAGCATAAGGAGCCTTTATTTTTCGGAGCATAATAAGATCGAATTTTAGGGTTTTGATCCCACCAGTTTCTGGTTATTTGGAGACATCTGATGATTGCCCTATCAGCCAGAAGACAGCTATCGATATTCAAAGTACGTTTCGGTTGGCCCAAAGATAATAGACCGAGATACCTTTCGCCGGACAGGGTGTCCGAAAATGAAAACTCCATTTTATTTCTAAAGTTTTTCGGTTGACTACAAGGGATAAGGGGGTGAACGTTACTATTTGCTTCTAAGAGATTGGAAAAAAGACTTAAGAGATCCTTTTCTTTCCTATCGATACCGTCTTTAAAATAGGTGTCATGAGGATAAGAACATCCTCCGCAGCTCCCGTAATAAGGACAGACGATTGTTCGATCGTCCATGATGAATGTATTCCGAATAAAGTTTTTCCAGATCTTAATTAAGACATTTATTTTTCCATAGAAAAAAATGGACTTATATAAAAAGTTACCCTAGATAAATAAAAAATGCGAGTTCATTATGTTTTATAATTAGCACTTAACTACCTTAAAATGATCCTATATAAGGGGGGTATGGAAACACAGTGCCAATCACTCATTGATTTTCTTGCCTTCTTTAAGGATGAAGAAACTTGCATTAAACACTTTGAAGCATCTCGTTTTTGCAATGGTGAATACTGCGCTCACTGCGGGCATACCAGCATTTACCGCATGAAAGGCGGTCGTTTTCGTTGTGCTAAATGCAAACAGGATTTTACTATCAAAACCAATACTATCTTTGGCGAAAGTAAGTTGACCCTTCGTAAATGGTTTGTGGCTATCTACCTGTTAACCATCAGCACTAAGGGTATTTCTTCCATCCAGCTTGCAAAGCATGTTGGTGTTACGCAGAAAACAGCGTGGTTTATGGATCATCGTATTCGCCAAGCCATGCAGCAGGGCAATAACCAGCTTTTCGGCACGGTAGAAGTGGATGAAACCTATATCGGCGTAAAGAAAATAAACATGCCAGGCAAACGCATTGAAGGAACGCAAGGGCGCATTACCAAAGCTAAAACTGCTATTGTAGGGTTGGTACAGCGTGGCGGTGAAGCCCGTGCAAACGTGGTAGAGAATGTCACAATGTGTACTATTGAAAAAAAATATCGTGGAGCATGTGCAGATAGGTACGCAGCTTTATACTGATGATTTCCGTTCCTATAATAAAATAGGCTCGCTTTATCCACATGACAGGGTAGAACATGGTCGTGGGGAATACGTCAAAATCAGAATTCTTGACCTTATAAAACACTAACGAGGGCAGCATGAGCCGGAAGCCAAAAAACCATGACCACCTACCCCTCCCCTTTGAACAGGTAATAACGGGTATTTCCGATGAGCAAAAGCCTGAAACATTGCTGCTTGCTGCACGTCCGTTTCTGAAATGGGTTGGAGGCAAGCGTTCCTTACTTCCGCAACTGGAGGCAAGGCTACCACTGGAATACACCACCTACCACGAACCTTTTATTGGTGGCGGAGCGTTGTTTTTTGAAGTGCAGCCCCGCAAGGCTTGCCTCACAGATATTAACTTCCACCTTGTTCTCACCTTTCAAGCGGTGCGTGATGAGGTGGACGCGCTCATTAAGCAGCTTAAAATTCATGGGCAACACCATGATAAAGACTATTTCCTGAAGGCACGGGATAGCTTGTTCGGTGAAAAAGAGTTTGTAAAAATTGCTGCATTATTCATATACCTGAATAAAACATGCTATAATGGGCTTTACCGTGTCAATAAGAGTGGAAAGTTTAATGTGCCTATGGGTAGCTATAAAGACCCGGCTATTCTGGATGAGGATAACCTCCGCAATGCCTCCAAGTTGTTGCAGGGAATTGATATACAGCAACGTCCGTTTACCCAAACCCCGATTGTTAAGGGTGATTTTTACTATCTTGACCCGCCGTACCATAAGACGTATGACGGGTATAGTGGGCAGGGTTTCGCAGATGCAGAGCATGAAAAGTTAGCACAGTTGTGCCATGATATAAACAAGTCCGGCGGTTATTTCATGCTTTCCAACTCCGATACTGAATTTGTAAGAAAACTTTATAAAATCTATAGCATTGAAGATGTTATGGCATCCCGTATGGTATCGTGCAAATCCAATCAACGGGGCAAAGAGAATGAGCTCATCATCAGAAACTACTAATAGCGGTGGCAAGGCTAACCATACGGGAAACCAGTTGGAACGCTTTGTAGAGCAAGCCCTGCAATCCCATAGCTACACAGAATTCTGGAATCACAAAGCCCAAGCCTTTGATAACCGGAAATCCATAGGAGGAAAGCAATATCTAAAGCAACTTCCTTGTGGACGCACCATTTATCAGACGGTGCGAAAGGTGGATTTCCTTGTTATCAACCGCGCTAAATTTCCTGACGATCTCATTATAGAGTGCAAGTGGCAGCAGTCTAAAGGCTCTGTGGATGAGAAATACCCATTTCTGCTTTATAACATCATCAACACTGGCATTCCTACGGTAATTTTATTGGATGGTGAAGGTTACTCCGCAGCAGCAAAAAAGTGGCTGACAGATCAAGCCGACAAGGAAATGAACCTCAGCTTCTGGGGCTTATGGACAATGACTGAATTTCAAAAGAACATTAACAACGGGTTTTTGGGTTAGGGTAACTTTGTATATAAGTCCCGAAAAAAATAAAAGCCCGTCTTAATTAAAAACGGGCTCTTTTTAAAGATATGACTTACTTTCTTTTAGATTTGATGGGTTTGGAAGGTTTGACAGTGTATTTTTTAGCCGGTAATTTTTTAGAGTTTTTACTGCAAGAAGCTTTTGAATGGTGTGCACTCATTTTTTTTCCGCAACAAACTTTTTTCGAGGTTGGGGTTTTCTTATCCATTTTTTTGATTTTTGCGGCTTTCTTTAAGGAGCCGGATTTTTCCGATTTAATGGATTCTTTTCTATAAATTTTAGCCGTTTTTTCAAATTTTATAGATAAGGTACGGACCCGTTGAGAAGCGGCTTTATTGCCTGTTTCTGCTTTTGCTAAGTCCTTTTGTAAGGAATCCAGCAAGTGTTTCATTAATTTAAAAGTGTCTTTAAGAGCCATGGAATGTCTTCCTCTATGTTTTAAAACGGTATTCTGTTTTAATTTGTAATTAGTTTTTTATTTAAATTCACGCAACTATTTTTTATTGTTTCAGTACATTTAAATTATAAATAATTTTTTCTAATCTATTTTGTTTTAGCAAGTTAATATTGATTTTTTGTTGTGAATAATTTTTTCTTTCAAATTTAAGAAAACGGTCAAAAGACTGTGAGTGCAGATAGCTGTCTTTATTCTAATTTTTCTCGTTGAGATCCCGTTTCAACCTGATGAAATATTGTTTTGCTCATTGTTTTGACAATGATTGGCGATTGAGAAGGTGTTTATGGGTATTTCAGGTCTGTAATTGCTATGTAAGTAGTCATTTTTAGGGATATCAGAAAACGGATTAACCCGAATCTATGAAGCGTGCGGTGATTGAAAAGCGGTTATTCGAATCGTTGGTAAGCTACATCACGAGATTGGTCTGCTTCTATTGAATTGACCGAAACGTATACTTCGTTTTGCATTCTTAATTCAAATTATGAAAAAGCAGAAAAAATGATATGAAAAGTATTATCCGGAAATCCTCCTGAAATATTCGTCTCGGAATTGATTTTTCTTTTGAAGAAAGTTTGTTGATGAATATCTGTGAAATGTTTTCTTAAAAAAGTTTGAGTTAGATATATGAGCAAATTTTTACTCATTTTTATCTAAACGATTATTTCAGAGCTCATACGCTATGTTCCAATACATTTGATTTCGATAGCATTTTTTTTGTTAGGACTCAGAGAATCCGATTCGGAGTTGTTTTCGGATTATTTCTCTTTATTTTCGGAGATTTTTTGCTTGTTGTTGTTTGAGAAACAAATGGGCTTTATGTTTATTTGTATGATCGTACTTGCATAGAACCCGCCAAATGTTTATCGGATGAATCTTAATTGGAGGATTGCTTAAAGGCTATCGGTTATTTTGGAAAAATTGAAAGAAGAAATGGCTGCGAATCGTCATTTTTAAAAAAGATCTTTTGTTGTCCCATATTCCTGATGTTAGATTCAGATTTTCCGGAAAAAGCGCTTATGGCTTTAAAAAGGAATCAGACACGATTCCGTTTTCGACTAATTCATAAGCATTGGAAATGCAAGTATTGACTCCCGGACCGGTAACATCTTGACCCGAAATAATCAATTGACTCGGAAGTTCTTGGGTTGTCCGAGATAAAAGCGACATAAATCCAGGCAGTCTTTGAGGGATCCCGTGTTTCGATTTCGACACTGACACGACTTGAGGTTCTAATGAAATTTTCAAGTAATCAGAGAGAGATTTAGAGCCTTCTTCTTGCCCTTTTGTTCCTGACATTAACACTGATATTTGGGTCTTCCCTTTGTTTTTATCCGGAAATATATCGGAGTTCCATAGAAAACCTAATGTATCCGAAGAATCTTTAACCAGCATTCCGTAACCTCTTCGCTTAAGAAGAGGAATCTTTGACCATCCAAAAGAGGCACAAGTCAATCGGTTTTCAACAATATGTTCGGCCAAACGGTTAATTAAAGGAATTTGCGGTTGCAGCAAGGGTTGCAGTTGCGATAAAGGAACGCAACTGATAAGGAGATTAGCAGTAACGGTTTCTTCTGGGGAGTGAATGGAAACCGTTTGGTCGGGGTTAAAGGATATATGAGAGGTATGAAATAAAGTTTTCAGATTTGCGGACATTTTCTGAGATAAAGTGTCTGTGAGAATATTCATCCCGTCTTTTAAGGAAAATAAACTAGGGGTCCCCGTTTTTTTTTGCATGGATTTCCAGTTGCAAAGGTTACACAAGGCTCCTTTAATGAGAGAACCGTAATGATTTTCCCAATTTTTTAGGGTAGGAAACGTTGCCTGGGAAGAAAGTAAATCGATATCTCCTGCTTTTACGGCAGTGATGACAGGTGAAAGAATGGTCTGAACGAATGTTTGCGAACAATGTCTGTATAAAAATTCTTTTAAAGTTTCGTCTTTCGAATCATGCTTTTTACAACGAAGATCTTTGATTAAAGAAGAAAATAATCCCATTTTGGATAGTAAGAAAAGATTAAAGGGATATGTTTTTCCTTGATAATGAAGGTATCGTTTGCGTGCCGTCGGTTCGGAAGGAAGCAATTGTCGATTTATATCCAGATCGTTGATGAGTTTTAGAGTTTTTTCTCCTTTTCCTTTAACGAGAAATGCATTAGGTCCTGATTCCAGGACAAAATTATCGATATATTCAGTACGGATCATTCCTCCGGCTCGCGACGATTTTTCTAAAATCGTAATTTGCACATGATTTTCGTATTTTTTCTTTAAAAGCCATGCTGTAGTCAAGCCGGATATCCCCGCTCCTAAAATAACGATTTTTTTTATCATATGGATTGAGAAAAAATGGGGGTATTATTTGTTTTATTAGCTAAATAATCATCGAAAGCAGTAGCGATTACTCTTACGAATAGTTCTCCTAAAGGAGTAACGAATAATCGGTCACAGGTATTCTTCAATAATCCGACGGATTCCATTTCGATCAATTTGCGTCTTATTTGAACAAAATGATCATCGAAAGGAGTCCCGAATGAAGTTTGAAATTCCGATTTTTCAATTTCAAACTGACACATCAATCTATGTATGACCCATTTTCTAAGGGTATCTTCAGGACTCAGTATGAAAGTCTTTGCAATCGGAAGTCGATCAATTTGTAAATATTCATCGTATGATGCAAGAGATTTTGTGTTTTGTACATAGGTATTATTGATGAATCCCGTTGAAGAAATTCCAAAGCCAATCAGATTGTCGGCAAGAGGTAAGGAATATCCTTGAAAATTTCGAATAAGCGTTTTGTTCAAATAACTTATGGCTAAAGAGTCTTTAGGCAAAGCAAAGTGGTCCATTCCGATTGCTATATATCCCGCTTGTATTAATCGATCTCGGGATCTTGAATAGATACGAAATTTTTCTTCCATGCTTGGTAACCAATCGTCTTTTATGGCTTGTTGGTGTTTTTTTAACCAGGGCACCTTGGCATATGAGAACAAGGCTATTCTGTCAGGTCTCATTTGTAAAATAAGGTCTAAAGTTTCTGAAAAAGAGTTTGAAGTTTGGAAGGGAAGTCCATATATGAGATCAAAGTTAATGCTTTCGAAATCCAATTTTCTACAAAGGTCGTAAGCATATTTCGATTGATAGTATGTTTGTTTACGTTTAACGGCTTCTTGTACTCTATGATTCGTATCCTGAATACCTAAACTTATTCTATTAAAGCCTAGATTTTTGAGGAGTTGTAAAAATGCTCCGCTATCGTCAATTACCGTTCTCGGGTCTACTTCCATGTTGATTTCGTTATCGGGGGCGATAATAAAGGCTTCTTGAATATGTTTGAAAAGCTTGATTAAGGATTGACATTGTAACCCGGAAGGCGTGCCGCCTCCGAAGTGGATTTGAGTGACTGTCGGAACGCCCGTTAATATCGATCGGATCAGATGAATTTCCTTTCTCAAAGAATCGATATAGTTATATTCGATAGCAGGATTACGGTTTAATATGACGGAGCAGCCGCAGTAAAGACACATAGAACGACAAAAAGGGATGTGAAAATAAAGGGAGAGTGGGTCGGTTTTTTTGATTGTTTGTAGGGCCTTGAGATAGTCGGATTCATCGCTTTGATGCCATTCCGGAACGGTCGGATAGCTGGTGTAACGAGGAACGGGTTGTTCCAGCCCTTTAAGAAAATTAAAATCCATTTCTAATATAGTCGATGGTGAATTTCACGTTATCTACGGGAGTTTCCGGTACTAAACCGTGTCCCGTATTAAAAATATAGTTCGAATTTTTCAAGAGGTGTTTATCTAGATATTTTTGTATTTCTTGTTGAGAAGCGCAGAGAAGCAAAGGAGGCATGTTCCCTTGAAGGGCGACGTGTTGGGGAATACCGGTCCTGATTTTTTTTAGAGGAGTCAACCAATCGATGCTCAAACAATCCGCTCCCGTTTGGATCAATTCTCGAAAATAAAAAGAAGAATTTCTACAAAAGAGAATAATAGGTGTGTCATATTTTTCACGTAAACTCCGTATAATTTTTTGATTCGGAAGAACGGAATAAGTTAAAAAATCTTCTTCGGAAAGTTGATGACTGCAAGAATCGAATAATTGAATAACATCGACGCCGGCTTGAATTTGAAGTTTGAGATAAGTGATTGTTGCATCAATTAAAATATCTATCATAATCGAAAATTCTTTCGGATAACGTCTCATATGAATTCCCGTTTTTTTAAAGTCTTTGGAAGCGCCTCCGTCTATCAAATAAGAAGCAATTGTGAAAGGGGATCCAGCAAACCCGATTAAAGGAACTTTGAGTTCTTTTTTTAGTGATAGAATACCTTTGATTAGCGGGCGAAAAATTATTTCCGGTTCATTAGTAAAAGTTAATTCCTGCAGAGAATAATCTATTATGGGCCCCGATGACGGCAAAAAATCATATGCTAAGGAAAAACCGTCCAAAACGGTTAGAATATCCGAGAATAATATAGCAGCATCGGTGTCCAATATCCGAGGACCCAGATAAGTCGCTTCGGCAATAAAATCTTCACTGTGAAATAACTCTTTGAGAGTGTGTTCCTTTTTTAATTGTTGGTATTCGGGTAGATAGCGTCCGACTTGTCTCATAAACCATATAGGAGTCTTTTGACTCCGATTTTTCAAGGCTTTCAAAAACTCCGACATAGAAATACGATCTCTTGTTTAGGAAAAAGCAGCTATTCGGATCTGGAAGGGAACAGTGCGGTTAACTTTTCCGATATGGTTTGAAAAAATCCCTCAGGCTCTTGTTGTAGGGAATAAGAAAAGGCATTTTTTATTTTTTCCTGCTTACCGTGTTGTTGGTCGGCCCGCACCAGTTTAGAGTCACCTTTAATGAAAGTAAAATTATTTTTCATTGCAAAAATTTTTAGTTTATTCAATTCGATTAACCAAAGGACGGAAGTAGGCAGAGGACCGAACCTATCTCGAATTTCGAAAATGACTTGTTCGATTTCATCGAAAGTTTCTGCATTTCCTAATTTTTGATAAAGTTCAAGCCTTAATGAACTTTCCGGTATGTAGGATTCGGGAATTTCGGAAATAACCGGAAATTCTATTTTAATTTCTTCTCTCAATAAGGATATTTTTTGTTTATTTTCCAGGGCTTTCACGGTTTTTTTTAATAATTTACAGTAGAAACTGAAGCCAATAGCGCTGATGTGTCCGGATTGATCCGTTCCCAGTATATTTCCGGAACCGCGCAGTTCTAAATCATGCATAGCGACCTTCATACCGCTCCCATGCTCATGCTTGGTTAAAATTTCCAGACGTTCGATAGCTGCTCCATACAGGTCGTTTTTGGAAGAGATCATAAAATAACAATAGGATTTTTTATTCCATCTACCTACTCGACCTTTCATTTGATATAAATCCGAAAGACCGAAATGATCGGCTTTATCGATAATAATAGTATTGGCATTCGGAATATCGATACCGTTCTCGATAATTGCGGTGGCTATAAGGACGTTGCATTTTTTCGTTTTGAATTTTCGAAATACTTCGGTAATCTCCGTTGAGGTCATTTTACCGTGAGCGACTGCGATTTTTACTTCGGGAATCAGTTCTTGAATGAATTGAGCGTATTCAAAAATGGTTTCTATTCTGTTGTGAATAATATAGGCTTGCCCATCACGTAGCAATTCGTGACGTAATGCCGCTTTAATGATTTCCGGATCGTGTTTACAGATAAAAGCCGAAACGGGAAGTCTGTCTGAAGGCGGCACGCTTATAATCGATAGATCTCGAGCACCGACCAGTGACATATAGAGAGTCCTAGGAATGG
This region includes:
- the nqrF gene encoding NADH:ubiquinone reductase (Na(+)-transporting) subunit F, with protein sequence MFLGLQSLKLIGISSIVFALVCVFLCFFILLVKKYLLSSKPCKIKINDDDSLIKIVPEGISLLNALQNEGIGIPSPCGGKATCKQCKLQITDGVGTPLDIDKSTFSKKQLNSGWRLSCQYKIHHDLSVLVEERYLTASTWTGTVVSNANVATFIKELVIKLNDSSVIPYKPGGYLQIYVPPFTTNTSDWKSTMDSLYYSDWEKLDIFNRKIDFSMLTPNADSRAYSLASYPKEAPFLKFNIRIAIPPMKDNRIQENIPWGLCSSYLFSRKPGDFITMTGPYGESFMQDNIKPLIFLIGGAGSSFGRSHISDLLKDKHSQRDISLWYGARSLKENIYGQDYLELEKEFPNFHYHLVLSEPLPEDIADGWDINNPIKTNFLFKAFELGQLKLLENPEDYLFYVCGPPMHNKSILKLLEDYGVPRSSIILDDFGS
- the yajC gene encoding preprotein translocase subunit YajC, giving the protein MIHTFILSVISLLTVSNFKLFAEEQAQGARSLFSSSTLQPVVMIGIALVFFYFILWRPEKKRRQAAVERQKSLKKGDKVTAMGIIGTVDEVRENTVVLSIENGKMEVLKAAIADTFNKTNETPKENG
- the rlmD gene encoding 23S rRNA (uracil(1939)-C(5))-methyltransferase RlmD; protein product: MDDRTIVCPYYGSCGGCSYPHDTYFKDGIDRKEKDLLSLFSNLLEANSNVHPLIPCSQPKNFRNKMEFSFSDTLSGERYLGLLSLGQPKRTLNIDSCLLADRAIIRCLQITRNWWDQNPKIRSYYAPKNKGSLCSLTVRKSPSTQELMVILTTSGNPQYTLNEKTILSLVEDLKNGAPLTSFIWRKKYARKGVPTSYIQSCLYGKDYIIIDVDLPETSIKHKFVVKPDAFFQPNNLQFSNLFKTILTLAELRKDQVLFDLFCGSGTIGIMLAPFVKQVIGVELNKDAVCSANMNLVINRIESMTVEQNDVKSFIRGSSLKPDVLILDPPRSGLQSKIIKYLLRFDAPKIIYVSCNPKTQFADCRELVDAGYRITAMQPIDQFPYSPHLENIAVLQKDSSVTLNN
- a CDS encoding IS1595 family transposase, coding for METQCQSLIDFLAFFKDEETCIKHFEASRFCNGEYCAHCGHTSIYRMKGGRFRCAKCKQDFTIKTNTIFGESKLTLRKWFVAIYLLTISTKGISSIQLAKHVGVTQKTAWFMDHRIRQAMQQGNNQLFGTVEVDETYIGVKKINMPGKRIEGTQGRITKAKTAIVGLVQRGGEARANVVENVTMCTIEKKYRGACADRYAALY
- a CDS encoding DNA adenine methylase, whose protein sequence is MSRKPKNHDHLPLPFEQVITGISDEQKPETLLLAARPFLKWVGGKRSLLPQLEARLPLEYTTYHEPFIGGGALFFEVQPRKACLTDINFHLVLTFQAVRDEVDALIKQLKIHGQHHDKDYFLKARDSLFGEKEFVKIAALFIYLNKTCYNGLYRVNKSGKFNVPMGSYKDPAILDEDNLRNASKLLQGIDIQQRPFTQTPIVKGDFYYLDPPYHKTYDGYSGQGFADAEHEKLAQLCHDINKSGGYFMLSNSDTEFVRKLYKIYSIEDVMASRMVSCKSNQRGKENELIIRNY
- the hemG gene encoding protoporphyrinogen oxidase: MIKKIVILGAGISGLTTAWLLKKKYENHVQITILEKSSRAGGMIRTEYIDNFVLESGPNAFLVKGKGEKTLKLINDLDINRQLLPSEPTARKRYLHYQGKTYPFNLFLLSKMGLFSSLIKDLRCKKHDSKDETLKEFLYRHCSQTFVQTILSPVITAVKAGDIDLLSSQATFPTLKNWENHYGSLIKGALCNLCNWKSMQKKTGTPSLFSLKDGMNILTDTLSQKMSANLKTLFHTSHISFNPDQTVSIHSPEETVTANLLISCVPLSQLQPLLQPQIPLINRLAEHIVENRLTCASFGWSKIPLLKRRGYGMLVKDSSDTLGFLWNSDIFPDKNKGKTQISVLMSGTKGQEEGSKSLSDYLKISLEPQVVSVSKSKHGIPQRLPGFMSLLSRTTQELPSQLIISGQDVTGPGVNTCISNAYELVENGIVSDSFLKP
- the hemN gene encoding oxygen-independent coproporphyrinogen III oxidase, with the protein product MDFNFLKGLEQPVPRYTSYPTVPEWHQSDESDYLKALQTIKKTDPLSLYFHIPFCRSMCLYCGCSVILNRNPAIEYNYIDSLRKEIHLIRSILTGVPTVTQIHFGGGTPSGLQCQSLIKLFKHIQEAFIIAPDNEINMEVDPRTVIDDSGAFLQLLKNLGFNRISLGIQDTNHRVQEAVKRKQTYYQSKYAYDLCRKLDFESINFDLIYGLPFQTSNSFSETLDLILQMRPDRIALFSYAKVPWLKKHQQAIKDDWLPSMEEKFRIYSRSRDRLIQAGYIAIGMDHFALPKDSLAISYLNKTLIRNFQGYSLPLADNLIGFGISSTGFINNTYVQNTKSLASYDEYLQIDRLPIAKTFILSPEDTLRKWVIHRLMCQFEIEKSEFQTSFGTPFDDHFVQIRRKLIEMESVGLLKNTCDRLFVTPLGELFVRVIATAFDDYLANKTNNTPIFSQSI